One genomic window of Methanosalsum zhilinae DSM 4017 includes the following:
- the larE gene encoding ATP-dependent sacrificial sulfur transferase LarE translates to MIDEKIEKIGNAIREKEKVMVAFSGGVDSSTLAAIACRNLGNNAIAVTADSAFMPRSEVKNAQAVAEEMGIQHHVILFDELKNMNIMHNSQNRCYYCKKSLIDFFRDIAKKEGFTTLIEGTNASEIKGYRPGLKALEEADDFVYSPFKEFGVTKEEVREMASAFQLSIAHKPSVGCLATRIPYGDPITLEKLLRIERAEDYLYSLGFSQLRVRDHNGLARIEILPEQFSLFLKMHEEINKYILALGFCYITLDVQGFRSGSMDEVL, encoded by the coding sequence ATGATAGATGAAAAGATAGAAAAAATCGGGAATGCAATCCGTGAAAAGGAAAAGGTAATGGTAGCATTCTCAGGCGGGGTGGATAGCTCAACACTTGCTGCAATTGCATGCAGAAATCTTGGAAATAATGCCATTGCAGTTACTGCAGATTCCGCCTTCATGCCACGCAGTGAAGTAAAAAATGCACAGGCAGTGGCAGAGGAAATGGGTATACAGCATCATGTGATTCTATTTGATGAATTAAAGAACATGAATATCATGCATAATAGCCAGAACAGATGCTATTATTGCAAAAAATCTCTTATTGATTTTTTCAGAGATATTGCTAAAAAAGAAGGTTTTACAACTCTGATTGAAGGCACAAACGCATCTGAGATAAAAGGATACAGGCCCGGGCTAAAGGCATTGGAGGAAGCGGATGATTTTGTATATTCTCCCTTTAAGGAATTTGGTGTAACTAAAGAAGAGGTAAGGGAGATGGCAAGTGCCTTCCAGCTAAGCATTGCACACAAACCATCAGTGGGCTGTCTTGCTACCAGAATTCCATATGGAGATCCAATAACATTAGAAAAACTGCTCAGAATTGAAAGAGCAGAAGATTATCTGTATTCACTTGGTTTTTCTCAGCTGAGAGTACGTGATCATAATGGCCTGGCAAGAATTGAGATTCTGCCGGAACAATTTTCTTTGTTCCTGAAGATGCATGAAGAAATCAATAAATATATATTGGCTCTTGGTTTTTGCTATATTACACTGGATGTACAGGGTTTTCGAAGTGGAAGTATGGATGAGGTTCTGTGA
- the proC gene encoding pyrroline-5-carboxylate reductase, protein MDTKTNMTGKKIGFIGTGKMGEALIRGIIKSRLVPENSIHASDKYFPALDKLNKELGINISTDNNLTVMNSDIIILAVKPQILKSVLSEIRSSIDNKKLVISIAAGVRAADIESELESGTRVVRVMPNIAATVSEGATAISPGKNATIEDTETAVDIFESVGSAIVISENLMDSVTGLSGSGPAFIFPIIEAMADGAVHEGLDRQSALTLAAQTVLGAAKMMMISRKHPGELKDMVTSPGGTTIRGVHTLEEYGIRAAFMNAVIESSKRSRELGKKEQ, encoded by the coding sequence ATGGACACCAAAACCAACATGACAGGTAAAAAGATAGGATTCATAGGTACAGGAAAAATGGGAGAGGCACTGATAAGAGGGATCATCAAATCCAGACTTGTCCCGGAAAACAGTATTCATGCAAGCGATAAATATTTCCCTGCACTTGATAAATTGAACAAGGAACTGGGGATTAACATTTCAACAGATAATAATCTTACAGTGATGAATTCAGATATAATAATCCTTGCAGTAAAGCCCCAGATACTCAAATCTGTACTCAGTGAAATCAGGTCTTCGATTGATAATAAGAAACTGGTGATATCCATTGCAGCAGGTGTCAGAGCTGCTGATATAGAGAGTGAACTGGAATCCGGTACAAGGGTTGTCAGGGTCATGCCAAATATTGCAGCAACCGTCTCAGAGGGTGCCACTGCAATATCACCCGGTAAAAATGCAACCATTGAAGACACTGAAACCGCAGTTGATATATTCGAATCTGTTGGCAGTGCAATAGTCATATCTGAAAATCTGATGGATTCTGTTACCGGCCTATCTGGCAGTGGCCCGGCATTTATTTTTCCAATAATAGAAGCAATGGCGGATGGTGCGGTACATGAAGGGCTTGACAGACAAAGTGCACTGACTCTTGCTGCACAGACCGTTCTTGGAGCCGCAAAAATGATGATGATTTCCAGAAAACATCCCGGTGAGCTAAAAGACATGGTCACTTCTCCTGGGGGAACAACAATAAGGGGTGTCCACACACTTGAAGAATACGGAATCAGAGCTGCGTTTATGAATGCAGTGATAGAAAGTTCAAAGCGTTCCAGGGAACTTGGAAAAAAGGAACAATAA
- a CDS encoding endonuclease dU, with amino-acid sequence MTSRVHIKQEIRILGIDDSALISDKIRIVGAFFRGGQWLDGVLSSMITRDGMDATDVIIDMVTSSKHYCQVRTIMLDGITYGGFNPIDIVRVHRETDIPVIVVMRRCPDFDKIRLALTHFDDGSQRFEIIKNGGKISRVHISDYRIANSTSPVYIQVSGISIEDASRIIQITCTRGNIPEPLRVAHLIATGIVCGESRGKA; translated from the coding sequence ATGACTTCCAGAGTGCACATAAAACAGGAAATAAGGATCCTTGGAATAGATGATTCTGCACTTATCAGTGATAAAATAAGGATAGTGGGTGCCTTTTTCAGAGGAGGGCAGTGGCTGGATGGGGTTCTCAGTTCAATGATAACCCGTGATGGTATGGATGCCACAGATGTGATCATTGATATGGTAACCTCAAGCAAGCATTACTGCCAGGTAAGGACTATCATGCTGGATGGAATAACATATGGTGGATTCAATCCAATCGATATTGTCCGGGTTCATAGAGAAACAGATATACCGGTGATCGTTGTTATGCGCAGGTGCCCGGACTTTGATAAGATAAGGCTCGCACTCACTCATTTTGATGATGGTTCTCAAAGATTTGAAATCATCAAAAATGGTGGAAAAATAAGCAGGGTGCATATCTCCGATTACAGGATAGCTAATTCCACGAGCCCGGTTTATATCCAGGTCAGTGGTATTTCCATAGAGGATGCATCAAGAATAATACAGATTACATGTACCCGTGGCAATATACCTGAACCATTAAGGGTTGCTCACCTGATTGCCACGGGAATTGTGTGTGGTGAATCCAGGGGAAAGGCCTGA
- a CDS encoding GNAT family N-acetyltransferase — MSAANVLIRSCRPDDMKHVIKIASTYFLDIADIRCEDCAVSETGDGRITGFAALVCDNFPEIHTVAVAPSYRGRGTGRKLVHYLISKIPSGHRYVYTRTTSTGFFLKMGFAMMEQSDKINLWDDCLECKFSDTCQQKVLRYTLDGADRC; from the coding sequence GTGAGTGCAGCTAATGTTTTGATTCGCAGTTGTCGACCTGATGACATGAAACATGTAATTAAAATTGCATCCACCTACTTTCTTGATATTGCAGATATAAGATGTGAGGACTGTGCAGTATCTGAAACAGGAGATGGCAGGATAACCGGCTTTGCAGCACTTGTGTGTGATAATTTTCCTGAAATACATACAGTTGCAGTTGCTCCTTCTTACAGAGGGAGGGGTACTGGCAGAAAGCTGGTTCATTATCTGATATCAAAAATACCTTCAGGACACAGGTATGTTTATACAAGGACCACATCCACAGGCTTCTTTCTAAAAATGGGTTTTGCTATGATGGAGCAATCAGATAAAATAAATCTCTGGGATGATTGCCTGGAATGCAAATTCTCAGACACATGCCAGCAGAAGGTTTTAAGATACACACTGGATGGTGCTGATAGATGCTGA
- the proB gene encoding glutamate 5-kinase — MTDRMKILNDVNKIVIKIGTSSITREDGGLNRDFMDRIAAQVSHLHKQNKQVIIVSSGSIGIGIEMLKLGYRPREIPIRQAAAAVGQSILMQEWSSTFKKYDLDVAQILLSYESFSNRLTYLNLRNSISTLLSYGVVPIINENDCTCVHEIEATFGDNDKLSAMVASKTEADLLIMLSDIDGLYDKNPKRNPDAKLLDTVEKITPEIESFGGNPTSTKGVGGMRTKIEAARICNMAGCYMIIANSSIDNVILRILDGENIGTLFLTNEDVHKNRIRWIILSKSSGKIIVDPGAKDAIESSMSLLPSGVIDVIGTFERGDIIEIECDGYLFAKGITDYSSDELSKIKGVHTDKIADILGYKNYNHVIKQENIGLIF; from the coding sequence TTGACAGATAGGATGAAAATACTTAATGATGTCAATAAAATCGTCATAAAGATAGGGACATCATCAATAACCCGTGAAGATGGGGGTCTAAACCGCGATTTTATGGACCGGATTGCAGCCCAGGTATCCCATCTGCATAAACAGAACAAGCAGGTAATAATTGTTAGCTCCGGGTCCATAGGAATCGGAATTGAGATGCTTAAGCTGGGATACAGACCCAGGGAAATACCTATACGCCAGGCTGCCGCTGCTGTAGGTCAAAGCATTCTAATGCAGGAGTGGAGCAGTACATTTAAGAAATACGACCTTGACGTAGCACAGATACTTCTATCATACGAATCATTTTCAAACCGTCTCACCTATCTCAACCTTAGGAACAGCATATCAACACTTCTCAGCTATGGTGTTGTCCCTATAATAAATGAAAATGACTGTACCTGTGTACATGAAATAGAAGCTACTTTTGGAGACAATGACAAGCTATCTGCTATGGTTGCAAGCAAAACGGAAGCCGACCTGCTCATAATGCTTTCAGACATTGATGGCCTGTATGATAAAAATCCGAAAAGAAACCCTGATGCAAAGCTCCTTGATACCGTTGAAAAGATAACACCTGAAATAGAGAGCTTTGGAGGAAATCCTACCAGCACTAAAGGTGTTGGAGGTATGAGAACTAAAATAGAAGCTGCCAGGATATGCAATATGGCCGGGTGTTACATGATAATTGCAAACAGCAGTATAGACAATGTAATTCTAAGGATCCTGGATGGAGAAAATATCGGAACACTGTTCCTGACAAATGAAGATGTCCATAAGAACCGTATTCGATGGATAATCCTTTCAAAATCGTCCGGTAAAATAATTGTGGATCCCGGTGCAAAGGATGCAATTGAGAGCAGTATGAGTCTTTTGCCATCCGGTGTGATAGATGTTATCGGAACATTCGAGCGTGGAGACATTATAGAAATCGAGTGTGATGGATACCTCTTTGCAAAGGGTATTACAGATTACAGTTCAGATGAACTGAGCAAAATAAAAGGCGTACATACCGATAAGATTGCTGATATACTGGGATACAAGAACTACAACCATGTTATCAAGCAGGAGAACATAGGTCTAATATTTTAA
- a CDS encoding DUF167 domain-containing protein has translation MSLDDAVKEMDDGVIIDVDVTPESKKLCVPCGYNQWRHSIHVKLTQKPRNGKANEQLIEHFSQLFGVGTKSIEILSGAKGSKKCLAVKGIDRHYAIKILTNSLRESE, from the coding sequence ATGTCACTTGATGATGCCGTCAAAGAGATGGACGATGGAGTAATTATTGATGTTGATGTGACTCCTGAATCTAAAAAGCTGTGCGTACCATGTGGTTATAACCAGTGGAGGCATTCTATCCATGTAAAGCTTACTCAAAAACCCCGAAATGGGAAGGCAAATGAACAGCTTATTGAACACTTTTCTCAGTTATTCGGGGTTGGGACTAAGAGTATAGAAATACTAAGCGGAGCAAAGGGTAGCAAAAAGTGTCTGGCTGTAAAGGGTATAGATCGCCATTATGCAATCAAAATACTCACAAATAGCCTGAGAGAATCAGAATAA
- a CDS encoding toprim domain-containing protein — protein MTDLLEYRNRLERVEELLDELEQRAILGEIIIVEGKRDVLSLNKLGIKGNIKTASHQPLLNFAELIERSGENVVILTDWDRRGDILASKIAGYLEHSGIEVDTDIRMRLQSLVKKEIKDIESVYTYVTKLRQLAGNEKWEYWL, from the coding sequence CTGACAGATCTGCTTGAATACAGAAACCGGCTTGAAAGGGTTGAAGAACTGCTTGATGAACTTGAACAGAGGGCTATTTTAGGTGAAATTATAATAGTTGAAGGAAAAAGGGATGTTCTGTCCCTAAACAAGCTTGGAATAAAGGGTAATATAAAAACTGCAAGTCATCAGCCTCTTTTAAATTTTGCTGAACTTATTGAACGTAGTGGTGAAAATGTTGTCATATTAACAGACTGGGATCGAAGAGGTGATATTCTTGCATCCAAGATTGCCGGTTATCTGGAACATTCAGGTATTGAGGTGGACACGGATATACGCATGCGTCTGCAATCTCTGGTTAAGAAGGAGATCAAGGATATTGAAAGTGTTTACACATATGTTACAAAACTTCGTCAGCTAGCCGGTAATGAAAAATGGGAATACTGGCTATGA
- a CDS encoding glutamate-5-semialdehyde dehydrogenase — protein sequence MVTEIESKVMAAKKASIILSSIRTGEKDKALEAIARALDNNRSSILQANEKDLENAEQLKREGKLSQALVDRLKVNDKKIDSMISGIRDVMTLDDPSGKTISSIELSEGLNLCKVTCPIGLIGVVFESRPDVVPQIMSLCLKSGNAVIFKGGSEALYSNKALFDVMIEALRNTGTIPYDAFHLMETREEVMDILRMDQYIDLLIPRGSNDFVRFIQDNTRIPVLGHADGICHVYVDEAADLDKAYNVCFDSKVQYPAVCNAMETMLVDHTVASRFLPEMAQRYMEAGVELRCDDESFSILENIKGLKLKRASEDDWKSEYNDLILSVKLTNSMAEAIDHINSYGSHHTDAIVTEDEQKKAEFISLVDSSSTIINASTRFADGYRYGKGAEVGISTNKIHARGPVGMEGLVIYKYVLIGNGDTVADFENTGKKKYTHRKLDISLENMLNLKTDKKVM from the coding sequence ATGGTCACAGAAATTGAATCCAAAGTGATGGCTGCAAAAAAGGCATCTATCATTCTTTCAAGCATCAGGACTGGTGAAAAGGACAAAGCCCTTGAAGCAATTGCCAGAGCTCTGGATAATAACCGCAGTTCTATACTCCAGGCAAATGAAAAAGACCTGGAAAACGCTGAACAACTGAAAAGAGAGGGAAAACTCTCACAGGCACTTGTTGACAGGCTGAAAGTGAACGATAAAAAGATCGATTCAATGATCAGCGGAATTAGAGACGTGATGACACTGGATGATCCTTCAGGAAAGACAATCAGCTCAATAGAACTCTCTGAAGGACTAAACCTGTGCAAGGTAACCTGCCCCATAGGACTTATTGGTGTTGTTTTCGAATCCAGACCAGATGTAGTTCCCCAGATCATGTCCCTGTGTCTTAAAAGCGGAAATGCAGTTATATTTAAGGGTGGAAGTGAAGCCCTTTACTCCAACAAAGCGCTATTTGATGTGATGATCGAAGCACTCAGAAATACAGGAACCATACCATACGATGCATTCCATCTGATGGAAACAAGAGAAGAAGTAATGGATATACTCAGAATGGATCAGTATATTGATCTTCTCATACCCAGAGGTTCAAATGATTTTGTCAGGTTCATACAGGACAATACCAGAATACCTGTACTGGGCCATGCTGATGGAATATGTCATGTATACGTAGATGAAGCAGCTGATCTGGATAAAGCTTACAATGTCTGTTTTGACTCAAAGGTGCAATATCCGGCAGTATGTAATGCAATGGAAACAATGCTTGTAGACCATACAGTTGCTTCTCGATTTTTGCCAGAAATGGCACAGAGATATATGGAAGCAGGTGTTGAGCTTCGATGTGATGATGAATCTTTCAGTATACTTGAAAACATTAAAGGACTTAAACTAAAAAGAGCTTCTGAAGATGACTGGAAGAGTGAATATAATGATCTGATACTTTCAGTAAAACTTACAAACTCAATGGCAGAAGCGATAGACCATATCAATAGCTATGGTTCACACCACACCGATGCAATTGTGACTGAAGACGAGCAGAAAAAAGCAGAATTTATCAGTCTGGTTGATTCATCCAGTACCATAATAAATGCTTCCACCAGATTTGCCGACGGCTATAGATATGGAAAAGGAGCAGAGGTAGGGATCAGTACAAATAAAATACATGCACGGGGGCCTGTAGGAATGGAAGGTCTCGTGATCTATAAATATGTCCTCATTGGGAATGGAGATACAGTCGCAGATTTTGAAAATACAGGCAAAAAGAAATATACCCATCGCAAACTGGATATAAGCCTTGAGAATATGCTCAATCTGAAAACAGATAAAAAGGTTATGTGA
- a CDS encoding multiprotein bridging factor aMBF1, translating into MQCEICGAEIRDKPSKVMIEGSELDACPRCAQYGTSTNKRKPVSRKIAPVAQQPSAKKSRPRPARPDPLADIKEELVEDYNNIIRDSREKLNWTQEELALKIKEKESLIKKIERGDIVPEDSVLKKIERALDVTLTERVGEDDWSGDNFSRGTTLGDIVKIKRK; encoded by the coding sequence ATGCAATGTGAAATATGCGGTGCTGAAATACGGGATAAGCCTTCAAAGGTGATGATCGAAGGTTCTGAACTTGATGCCTGTCCCAGATGTGCACAATATGGAACTTCTACCAATAAAAGAAAGCCAGTATCCAGAAAAATTGCGCCTGTTGCACAGCAGCCATCAGCAAAAAAGAGTCGTCCGCGTCCTGCACGTCCAGATCCGCTAGCAGATATAAAGGAAGAACTTGTTGAAGATTATAATAATATCATAAGGGATTCCAGAGAAAAACTTAACTGGACACAGGAAGAACTGGCTTTAAAGATCAAGGAAAAAGAGTCACTGATCAAAAAAATAGAGCGTGGAGACATTGTTCCCGAAGATTCTGTGCTTAAAAAAATAGAAAGAGCACTGGATGTCACACTAACAGAAAGAGTGGGAGAAGATGACTGGAGTGGAGATAACTTCAGCAGGGGAACAACACTGGGAGACATTGTGAAAATTAAAAGAAAATAA
- a CDS encoding DUF531 domain-containing protein gives MLTMGLVNTYDRIKILDAHYRAIARAAPICYAFGFNLALFDFPFTMESDEMVDYVVDKTTIGESGKYLRMLHESRRFYLSDLPKKGFQAHLGHPVVTTSKPEEKFRTTPQQLVDEIMRKRSFLILVGLGRKGLPKNMYQLSRYHLDITSCGVSLETCTAIGAIAANIEGIAAGRRISLSSDRTASEKN, from the coding sequence ATGCTGACAATGGGCCTGGTCAATACGTATGACCGAATAAAGATACTGGATGCACATTATCGTGCAATTGCAAGGGCAGCTCCCATATGCTATGCATTTGGATTTAATCTTGCACTATTTGACTTTCCGTTTACTATGGAATCTGATGAGATGGTTGATTATGTAGTTGACAAAACAACAATTGGCGAATCTGGAAAATACCTGCGTATGCTCCATGAAAGCAGACGTTTTTATCTTTCTGATCTTCCAAAAAAAGGATTTCAGGCTCATCTGGGACACCCTGTGGTAACCACCTCAAAACCAGAGGAAAAGTTCAGGACAACACCACAGCAGCTTGTGGACGAAATCATGAGAAAAAGGTCGTTTCTGATACTGGTGGGCCTTGGAAGAAAGGGTCTTCCTAAGAATATGTACCAGCTGTCCAGATATCACCTTGATATCACCTCGTGTGGAGTATCTCTGGAAACATGTACAGCAATTGGAGCAATTGCTGCCAACATTGAAGGAATTGCTGCAGGTCGCAGGATATCACTTTCATCTGATAGAACTGCTTCAGAGAAAAATTGA
- a CDS encoding DUF356 domain-containing protein produces MQEWKNIKSFAVVRGDNTDKVKIALHDMQQYGHINFLSEPKYIEPEFADNVLVSVMGVPLKTRCSSAALVEVGSNAGAIINKLRKIHPPAHIVVVSPRHGVYSELVEKAEEYPEFDRSMNRSRFIDSAKIS; encoded by the coding sequence GTGCAGGAGTGGAAAAACATAAAATCGTTTGCGGTAGTACGTGGGGACAATACAGACAAGGTTAAAATTGCATTACATGATATGCAACAGTACGGTCATATAAATTTTCTATCAGAACCAAAATATATAGAACCAGAGTTTGCAGATAACGTGCTTGTTAGTGTTATGGGAGTGCCACTTAAAACAAGATGCAGTTCTGCAGCATTGGTGGAAGTTGGAAGTAATGCAGGGGCTATAATTAACAAGCTGAGAAAAATACATCCTCCAGCACACATTGTTGTCGTGAGTCCAAGGCATGGTGTGTATTCAGAACTGGTTGAAAAGGCTGAAGAATACCCCGAATTTGATAGAAGTATGAATCGTAGCAGGTTCATTGACAGTGCAAAAATATCATGA
- a CDS encoding proteasome-activating nucleotidase: MRESTGSNIDRKDCKIPDMSNIGKEYLEADSDEDFSKYLLDRMKQLESRNNYLKEQCDQIESEKRIIENEKLRYEREVRKMQAEIDRLKKSPLVVGTILNFVDDERVLVKSSTGPEFLVGVSRYLDDVNLKPGAKVALNQNSLAIVDIIPVAEDPEVFAMQFVEPVDDLGFDYDDIGGLDEQIQEIVESVEMALKKPEIFDRIGISPPRGVLLYGPPGTGKTLLAKAVAHRTEATFIRVVGSELVQKYIGDGSKLVREIFETARKKAPSIIFIDELDAIAARRLDDTTGADREVQRTLMQLLAEMDGFYDRGNVRIIAATNRPDVLDPAIIRPGRFDRVVCVPLPDTDSREQILRIHTRKMQISKDINFREISSRTEGASGADLNAIVMEAGMYAVRAERESVTMEDFLNAIRKVMANIQKPLFGNPEAMFV, from the coding sequence ATGAGGGAAAGTACAGGTAGTAATATAGATCGTAAAGATTGCAAGATTCCGGATATGAGTAATATTGGCAAGGAATACCTTGAAGCTGACAGTGACGAGGATTTCTCCAAATACCTGCTGGATCGTATGAAACAGCTGGAATCAAGAAACAATTATTTGAAAGAGCAGTGCGACCAGATCGAGTCTGAAAAAAGAATCATAGAAAATGAAAAGCTTAGATATGAGCGTGAAGTCCGAAAAATGCAGGCCGAGATTGACAGGCTGAAGAAGTCACCTCTTGTTGTGGGTACAATCCTCAATTTTGTTGATGACGAAAGGGTGCTTGTTAAAAGCAGTACAGGTCCTGAATTTCTTGTAGGAGTTTCCCGGTACCTTGATGATGTTAACCTGAAACCTGGAGCTAAAGTAGCCCTGAACCAGAACTCACTTGCAATAGTAGATATCATACCGGTTGCAGAAGATCCGGAAGTATTTGCTATGCAGTTTGTGGAACCTGTAGATGATCTGGGTTTTGATTATGATGATATTGGGGGACTTGATGAGCAGATCCAGGAAATAGTTGAGTCTGTGGAGATGGCTCTGAAGAAACCGGAAATATTTGATAGGATAGGGATATCTCCGCCCCGCGGAGTACTACTCTATGGTCCGCCAGGTACTGGAAAGACACTGCTTGCAAAGGCAGTTGCCCACCGAACTGAAGCTACCTTTATCAGAGTGGTTGGTTCAGAACTTGTCCAGAAATATATAGGAGATGGTTCTAAACTGGTAAGGGAGATCTTCGAAACTGCAAGAAAGAAAGCACCGAGCATAATATTCATCGATGAACTTGATGCCATAGCAGCCAGGAGACTCGATGACACCACCGGTGCAGATCGGGAGGTGCAGAGAACACTGATGCAACTTCTGGCAGAAATGGATGGGTTCTATGATCGGGGAAATGTACGGATCATAGCAGCCACCAACAGGCCTGATGTACTTGACCCTGCGATTATTAGACCCGGCAGATTTGATCGTGTGGTATGTGTTCCTCTTCCGGATACGGACTCAAGAGAACAGATACTGAGGATACATACGCGGAAGATGCAAATATCAAAGGATATAAACTTCAGGGAAATCTCCTCCCGTACCGAAGGAGCCAGTGGTGCGGATCTCAATGCCATAGTCATGGAGGCAGGAATGTATGCTGTACGTGCTGAAAGGGAATCTGTGACCATGGAAGATTTTCTAAATGCCATCAGGAAAGTTATGGCAAATATACAGAAGCCTTTATTTGGAAACCCTGAAGCGATGTTTGTGTAA
- the glmM gene encoding phosphoglucosamine mutase has protein sequence MTLFGTNGVRGIANEFITPQLVMDIAKSLGTYLGPDKRVVIGRDTRISGQMLESAAIAGALSSGLFVIDVGMAPIPAIQYYTRDHGDAGIAITASHNPREYNGIKLIAGDGSEFSRKGENEIEKIYYSREYKAATWDCTGEIITDNSVNDYYIRGIMNAVDTEKIRSRKFRVAVDTGCGAGSLTLPFLLRKLGCEVITINSQIDGTFPWRNPEPTIESLGELKEVIQYSGADMGVAQDGDADRAVFFDEKGNFINEEVLLATVAKYILAQKKGPIVTPVSSSQRMADVAKDAGVEIIWTAVGSINVARKMMETSAVFGGEGNGGFIFPEHQYCRDGGMACAKILEMMADGEKLSYITEGVPVYFNSKTKVYCDNLNKTMEAAKSEVLQSEEKIDTTDGIKIWYEDGWLLIRPSGTEPLIRIFAESKTMTRAEELMKFGKEMVEKYR, from the coding sequence ATGACATTGTTTGGAACAAACGGAGTAAGGGGAATTGCCAATGAGTTCATTACGCCACAGCTTGTAATGGATATTGCAAAAAGTCTTGGTACATATCTGGGACCAGATAAAAGAGTTGTGATTGGTAGAGATACACGAATATCCGGTCAGATGCTTGAATCTGCAGCCATTGCCGGGGCTCTTTCGTCCGGCCTCTTTGTGATTGATGTTGGAATGGCACCAATACCAGCCATCCAGTACTATACCAGAGACCATGGAGATGCAGGGATTGCCATCACCGCCTCTCACAATCCAAGAGAATACAATGGGATTAAATTAATAGCAGGAGATGGCAGTGAATTTTCCCGCAAAGGAGAAAATGAAATTGAAAAGATATACTATTCCAGAGAATACAAAGCTGCCACCTGGGACTGCACAGGAGAAATTATTACAGACAATTCAGTAAATGATTATTATATCAGAGGAATAATGAATGCAGTTGATACTGAAAAAATACGTTCAAGAAAATTCAGGGTCGCTGTTGATACAGGATGTGGTGCCGGTTCCCTTACCTTACCTTTCCTTTTGAGAAAACTTGGCTGCGAGGTGATAACCATCAATTCCCAGATAGACGGAACCTTCCCCTGGCGCAACCCGGAGCCTACAATCGAATCACTGGGTGAACTGAAGGAAGTGATACAGTACAGTGGAGCTGATATGGGAGTTGCACAGGATGGAGATGCTGACAGGGCTGTGTTCTTTGATGAGAAGGGGAATTTTATAAATGAAGAGGTTCTGCTTGCCACGGTAGCAAAATATATTCTGGCCCAGAAAAAAGGACCTATCGTAACTCCGGTCAGTTCATCACAGAGAATGGCAGATGTTGCAAAGGATGCAGGGGTCGAGATAATATGGACAGCTGTTGGATCCATCAATGTAGCCAGAAAAATGATGGAAACATCTGCGGTCTTTGGAGGAGAGGGAAATGGTGGATTCATCTTCCCTGAACACCAGTATTGTCGCGATGGGGGGATGGCATGTGCCAAGATACTTGAAATGATGGCAGATGGTGAAAAATTATCATATATCACAGAAGGTGTACCTGTCTATTTCAACTCAAAGACAAAGGTCTACTGTGATAATTTGAATAAAACAATGGAAGCAGCAAAATCAGAAGTTCTGCAATCTGAAGAAAAGATAGATACCACTGATGGAATCAAGATATGGTATGAAGACGGATGGCTTCTGATCAGACCATCAGGAACAGAACCCCTTATCAGAATATTTGCAGAATCAAAGACTATGACAAGAGCAGAAGAATTGATGAAGTTTGGAAAAGAAATGGTGGAGAAGTACAGGTGA